One region of Streptococcus parasanguinis genomic DNA includes:
- the rplM gene encoding 50S ribosomal protein L13 codes for MNKTTFMAKPGQVERKWYVVDATDVPLGRLSAVVASVLRGKNKPTFTPHTDTGDFVIVINAEKVKLTGKKATDKIYYTHSNHPGGLKSISAGELRSKNAVRLIEKSVKGMLPHNTLGRAQGMKLKVFVGAEHTHAAQQPEVLDISGLI; via the coding sequence ATGAACAAAACTACATTCATGGCTAAACCAGGCCAAGTAGAACGCAAATGGTACGTTGTTGACGCAACTGATGTACCTCTTGGACGCCTTTCAGCAGTTGTTGCTAGCGTGCTTCGCGGAAAAAACAAACCAACATTCACACCTCACACTGATACAGGTGACTTCGTAATCGTTATCAATGCTGAAAAAGTTAAATTGACTGGTAAAAAAGCAACTGATAAGATCTACTACACTCACTCAAACCACCCAGGTGGATTGAAATCAATCTCTGCTGGTGAACTTCGTTCTAAAAATGCAGTACGTTTGATCGAGAAATCAGTTAAAGGTATGCTTCCACACAATACTCTTGGCCGCGCTCAAGGTATGAAATTGAAAGTATTCGTTGGAGCTGAGCACACTCACGCTGCACAACAACCAGAAGTTCTTGATATTTCAGGACTTATCTAA